One Pseudorasbora parva isolate DD20220531a chromosome 8, ASM2467924v1, whole genome shotgun sequence DNA window includes the following coding sequences:
- the hspa13 gene encoding heat shock 70 kDa protein 13 — protein sequence MAGEMSIIGSVILALFLAGYLGQQYLPPPKPRVIGLDLGTTFCSVGVFHPGTGEIEVIEDDKGRKSIPSVVSFTPTGVFSGHEGQELSDINPQNTIYDSKRFIGKIFDQETLERESARYPFKVMFNNGSAEFIVSTNSTFTVTPEFIGSRLLLKMRKMAEKQLGVPINKAVISVPAEFDERQRNYTIRAANLAGLDILRVINEPTAAAMAYGLHKADVFNVLVVDLGGGTLDVSLLNKQGGMFLTRAMAGNNKLGGQDFTQRLLQYSIERVRQQYGVPPTLKEDIHLLRQAVEAAKLNLTQDSQVHLQVPLHLQTTGENGAREEKVLFQEKLTRELFEELNADLFQKILAPIETVLIEGHLGKEEVDEIVLVGGSTRIPRIRQLISQYFGKDPNTSVDPDLAVVTGVAIQAGIMGGSWPLQVSAIEIPNRHLRKTNFS from the exons ATGGCTGGAGAAATGTCCATAATAG GTTCTGTCATACTGGCTTTGTTCTTAGCAGGATACCTGGGACAGCAATACCTCCCTCCTCCAAAGCCCAGGGTCATTGGGTTAGATCTTGGGACCACGTTCTGCTCTGTGGGAGTGTTTCACCCTGGCACAGGCGAGATTGAGGTTATTGAAGATGACAAAGGTCGCAAAAGTATCCCAAGTGTGGTCTCGTTCACCCCTACCGGTGTGTTTTCTGGACATGAGGGCCAGGAATTGTCTGACATAAATCCTCAAAACACAATCTATGATTCCAAGAGATTTATAGGGAAGATTTTTGACCAAGAGactttagagagagagagtgcacgATATCCGTTTAAG GTGATGTTCAACAATGGGAGTGCAGAATTCATAGTCTCTACAAACAGCACCTTCACAGTTACTCCTGAATTCATCGGATCCCGTCTCCTCCTCAAAATGAGAAAGATGGCAGAGAAGCAACTGGGAGTTCCTATTAATAAAGCGGTCATATCAGTACCGGCAGAGTTTGATGAGAGGCAAAGAAACTACACCATTAGAGCTGCTAACCTAGCTG GACTGGACATTCTGCGGGTGATCAACGAGCCCACGGCGGCGGCAATGGCCTATGGACTGCATAAGGCAGATGTGTTTAATGTGCTGGTGGTGGATCTGGGAGGAGGAACACTAGATGTTTCACTTCTCAATAAGCAGGGTGGCATGTTTCTCACCAGAGCAATGGCAG GCAATAACAAGCTCGGAGGGCAGGATTTTACCCAGCGTTTGTTGCAGTACTCCATCGAGCGAGTGCGGCAGCAGTACGGCGTGCCCCCTACTCTTAAAGAAGACATCCACCTTCTCCGTCAGGCTGTCGAGGCCGCCAAACTCAACCTCACCCAGGACTCTCAAGTTCATCTCCAAGTTCCTCTTCACCTGCAGACAACAGGAGAGAACGGAGCACGAGAGGAAAAAGTCCTCTTTCAGGAGAAACTGACGCGGGAACTCTTTGAGGAGCTCAATGCGGATCTCTTTCAGAAGATCCTGGCGCCCATTGAGACCGTCCTCATCGAGGGCCATCTAGGGAAAGAGGAGGTGGATGAGATCGTCCTGGTGGGAGGATCTACGAGGATCCCCCGCATTAGACAGCTCATCAGTCAGTACTTTGGGAAGGACCCGAACACCTCCGTGGACCCTGACCTGGCCGTGGTGACGGGGGTGGCCATTCAAGCAGGCATCATGGGCGGCTCTTGGCCTCTCCAGGTCAGCGCAATTGAAATTCCCAACAGGCACCTTCGCAAGACCAACttcagctga